Proteins from one Gallus gallus isolate bGalGal1 chromosome 17, bGalGal1.mat.broiler.GRCg7b, whole genome shotgun sequence genomic window:
- the STRBP gene encoding spermatid perinuclear RNA-binding protein isoform X2 — translation MRSIRSFANDDRHVMVKHSTIYPSPEELEAVQNMVSTVECALKHVSDWMDEKNKSVKCEGDVEAKEEAAESNAKDQSGRTLCGVMRIGLVAKGLLIKDDMDLELVLMCKEKPTKTLLCIVKDNLPIQIQKLTEEKYLVEEHVNEAAIIIRNTKEPKLTLKVILTSPLIRDEAEKKEGDSVAMKDPPDLLDRQKCLEALASLRHAKWFQARANGLKSCVIVLRILRDLCNRVPTWAPLKGWPLELICEKSIGTCNRPLGAGEALRRVMECLASGILLPGGPGLHDPCEREPTDALSDMTVQQKEAITHSAQHALRLSAFGQIYKVLEMDPLPSNKSFQKYSWSVADKEGTGSSALKRPFEDGVGDDKDPNKKMKRNLRKILDSKAIDLMNALMRLNQIRPGLQYKLLSQSGPVHAPVFTMSVDVDGTTYEASGPSKKTAKLHVAVKVLQAMGYPTGFDADVECVSSDEKSDNEGKNETVSSISSNNTGNSTADTSATLEVRTQGPILTASGKNPVMELNEKRRGLKYELISETGGSHDKRFVMEVEVDGQKFRGAGPNKKVAKASAALAALEKLFSGPNAANNKKKKILPQQTKGVVNTAVSAAVQAVRGRGRGALTRGAFVGAAAATGYITPGYGAPYGYSTAAPAYGGFFIDSPYCQPLSIAPFIIHLGPQDFFSDF, via the exons ATG AGATCTATCCGATCTTTTGCTAACGATGACCGCCATGTTATGGTGAAACATTCAACCATTTATCCATCTCCAGAAGAACTTGAAGCTGTCCAGAACATGGTATCAACAGTAGAATGTGCCCTTAAACATGTGTCTGACTGGATGGATGAAAAGAACAAGTCTGTAAAATGTGAGGGTGATGTGGAAGCAAAAGaggaagctgcagaaagcaatgccAA GGATCAAAGTGGTCGGACCTTGTGTGGTGTTATGAGAATTGGCTTGGTTGCAAAGGGTTTGCTGATAAAAGATGATATGGATTTGGAGCTGGTTCTCATGTgcaaagaaaaacccacaaagacCTTACTATGTATAGTCAAAGACAATCTCCCCATTCAAATTCAG AAACTTACAGAAGAGAAGTATCTCGTGGAGGAGCATGTAAATGAGGCAGCTATTATTATTCGTAACACAAAGGAGCCCAAGCTAACCTTGAAGGTGATACTTACGTCCCCTCTCATTCGAGATGaagcagagaagaaggaaggag ACAGTGTTGCGATGAAAGATCCTCCGGACTTATTGGACAGGCAGAAATGCCTGGAGGCCTTGGCGTCTCTGCGGCACGCCAAATGGTTTCAG gCCAGGGCAAATGGACTAAAATCATGTGTAATTGTGCTTCGTATTCTGCGGGATTTGTGCAACAGAGTCCCCACAtgggcaccactgaaaggaTGG CCACTCGAGCTTATATGTGAAAAATCTATAGGTACTTGTAATAGACCTTTGGGCGCTGGGGAAGCATTACGACGAGTGATGGAGTGCTTGGCATCTGGAATTCTGCTTCCCG gaGGCCCTGGTCTGCATGACCCCTGTGAACGGGAGCCAACAGATGCTTTGTCTGATATGACAGTTCAGCAAAAAGAAGCCATTACGCACAGTGCTCAG CATGCCCTCAGATTATCAGCCTTTGGTCAGATTTATAAGGTTTTGGAAATGGATCCCCTCCCATcaaataaatcatttcagaaatattccTGGTCAGTAGCTGACAAAGAAG GTACAGGCTCATCTGCTCTCAAGAGACCATTTGAAGATGGTGTTGGGGACGATAAAGATCCAAATAAAAAGATGAAGCGTAATCTGAGGAAAA TACTAGATAGTAAAGCAATAGATCTCATGAATGCTCTGATGAGGCTGAACCAAATCAGGCCGGGGCTTCAGTATAAGCTGCTGTCCCAGTCTGGTCCAGTCCATGCCCCAGTCTTCACAATGTCTGTAGATGTTGATGGTACGACATATGAAGCATCAGGACCTTCTAAGAAAACAGCCAAGCTCCATGTGGCAGTGAAG GTTTTACAAGCAATGGGTTATCCAACTGGTTTTGATGCAGATGTTGAATGTGTAAGTTCTGATGAAAAATCAGATAATGAaggtaaaaatgaaacagtgtcTTCAATCTCAAGCAATAATACTGGAAATTCTACAGCTGACACCTCTGCTACCCTAGAG GTAAGAACTCAGGGTCCTATACTGACAGCAAGTGGTAAAAATCCGGTGATGGAGCtcaatgaaaaaagaagaggtCTGAAGTATGAGCTCATCTCTGAGACAGGTGGAAGCCATGACAAGCGATTTGTGATGGAG GTAGAAGTAGATGGCCAGAAATTCAGAGGTGCAGGCCCAAATAAGAAAGTAGCAAAAGCAAGTGCTGCATTAGCAGCACTTGAGAAACTGTTTTCTGGACCTAATGCAgcaaacaacaagaaaaagaaaattcttcctcAG CAGACTAAAGGAGTTGTCAATacagctgtttctgcagcagtcCAGGCTGTGCGAGGTAGAGGACGAGGTGCTTTAACAAGAGGTGCATTTgttggggcagctgctgctacTGGATACATAACGCCAG GCTATGGAGCACCGTATGGATATAGTACAGCTGCACCAGCTTATG GTGGTTTTTTCATTGACAGTCCCTATTGCCAGCCTCTGAGCATCGCACCTTTTATTATTCACTTGGGCCCTCAAGATTTCTTCTCTGACTTCTAG
- the STRBP gene encoding spermatid perinuclear RNA-binding protein isoform X13, with amino-acid sequence MRSIRSFANDDRHVMVKHSTIYPSPEELEAVQNMVSTVECALKHVSDWMDEKNKSVKCEGDVEAKEEAAESNAKDQSGRTLCGVMRIGLVAKGLLIKDDMDLELVLMCKEKPTKTLLCIVKDNLPIQIQARANGLKSCVIVLRILRDLCNRVPTWAPLKGWPLELICEKSIGTCNRPLGAGEALRRVMECLASGILLPGGPGLHDPCEREPTDALSDMTVQQKEAITHSAQHALRLSAFGQIYKVLEMDPLPSNKSFQKYSWSVADKEGTGSSALKRPFEDGVGDDKDPNKKMKRNLRKILDSKAIDLMNALMRLNQIRPGLQYKLLSQSGPVHAPVFTMSVDVDGTTYEASGPSKKTAKLHVAVKVLQAMGYPTGFDADVECVSSDEKSDNEGKNETVSSISSNNTGNSTADTSATLEVRTQGPILTASGKNPVMELNEKRRGLKYELISETGGSHDKRFVMEVEVDGQKFRGAGPNKKVAKASAALAALEKLFSGPNAANNKKKKILPQQTKGVVNTAVSAAVQAVRGRGRGALTRGAFVGAAAATGYITPGYGAPYGYSTAAPAYGGFFIDSPYCQPLSIAPFIIHLGPQDFFSDF; translated from the exons ATG AGATCTATCCGATCTTTTGCTAACGATGACCGCCATGTTATGGTGAAACATTCAACCATTTATCCATCTCCAGAAGAACTTGAAGCTGTCCAGAACATGGTATCAACAGTAGAATGTGCCCTTAAACATGTGTCTGACTGGATGGATGAAAAGAACAAGTCTGTAAAATGTGAGGGTGATGTGGAAGCAAAAGaggaagctgcagaaagcaatgccAA GGATCAAAGTGGTCGGACCTTGTGTGGTGTTATGAGAATTGGCTTGGTTGCAAAGGGTTTGCTGATAAAAGATGATATGGATTTGGAGCTGGTTCTCATGTgcaaagaaaaacccacaaagacCTTACTATGTATAGTCAAAGACAATCTCCCCATTCAAATTCAG gCCAGGGCAAATGGACTAAAATCATGTGTAATTGTGCTTCGTATTCTGCGGGATTTGTGCAACAGAGTCCCCACAtgggcaccactgaaaggaTGG CCACTCGAGCTTATATGTGAAAAATCTATAGGTACTTGTAATAGACCTTTGGGCGCTGGGGAAGCATTACGACGAGTGATGGAGTGCTTGGCATCTGGAATTCTGCTTCCCG gaGGCCCTGGTCTGCATGACCCCTGTGAACGGGAGCCAACAGATGCTTTGTCTGATATGACAGTTCAGCAAAAAGAAGCCATTACGCACAGTGCTCAG CATGCCCTCAGATTATCAGCCTTTGGTCAGATTTATAAGGTTTTGGAAATGGATCCCCTCCCATcaaataaatcatttcagaaatattccTGGTCAGTAGCTGACAAAGAAG GTACAGGCTCATCTGCTCTCAAGAGACCATTTGAAGATGGTGTTGGGGACGATAAAGATCCAAATAAAAAGATGAAGCGTAATCTGAGGAAAA TACTAGATAGTAAAGCAATAGATCTCATGAATGCTCTGATGAGGCTGAACCAAATCAGGCCGGGGCTTCAGTATAAGCTGCTGTCCCAGTCTGGTCCAGTCCATGCCCCAGTCTTCACAATGTCTGTAGATGTTGATGGTACGACATATGAAGCATCAGGACCTTCTAAGAAAACAGCCAAGCTCCATGTGGCAGTGAAG GTTTTACAAGCAATGGGTTATCCAACTGGTTTTGATGCAGATGTTGAATGTGTAAGTTCTGATGAAAAATCAGATAATGAaggtaaaaatgaaacagtgtcTTCAATCTCAAGCAATAATACTGGAAATTCTACAGCTGACACCTCTGCTACCCTAGAG GTAAGAACTCAGGGTCCTATACTGACAGCAAGTGGTAAAAATCCGGTGATGGAGCtcaatgaaaaaagaagaggtCTGAAGTATGAGCTCATCTCTGAGACAGGTGGAAGCCATGACAAGCGATTTGTGATGGAG GTAGAAGTAGATGGCCAGAAATTCAGAGGTGCAGGCCCAAATAAGAAAGTAGCAAAAGCAAGTGCTGCATTAGCAGCACTTGAGAAACTGTTTTCTGGACCTAATGCAgcaaacaacaagaaaaagaaaattcttcctcAG CAGACTAAAGGAGTTGTCAATacagctgtttctgcagcagtcCAGGCTGTGCGAGGTAGAGGACGAGGTGCTTTAACAAGAGGTGCATTTgttggggcagctgctgctacTGGATACATAACGCCAG GCTATGGAGCACCGTATGGATATAGTACAGCTGCACCAGCTTATG GTGGTTTTTTCATTGACAGTCCCTATTGCCAGCCTCTGAGCATCGCACCTTTTATTATTCACTTGGGCCCTCAAGATTTCTTCTCTGACTTCTAG
- the STRBP gene encoding spermatid perinuclear RNA-binding protein isoform X1, giving the protein MRSIRSFANDDRHVMVKHSTIYPSPEELEAVQNMVSTVECALKHVSDWMDEKNKSVKCEGDVEAKEEAAESNAKDQSGRTLCGVMRIGLVAKGLLIKDDMDLELVLMCKEKPTKTLLCIVKDNLPIQIQKLTEEKYLVEEHVNEAAIIIRNTKEPKLTLKVILTSPLIRDEAEKKEGVDSVAMKDPPDLLDRQKCLEALASLRHAKWFQARANGLKSCVIVLRILRDLCNRVPTWAPLKGWPLELICEKSIGTCNRPLGAGEALRRVMECLASGILLPGGPGLHDPCEREPTDALSDMTVQQKEAITHSAQHALRLSAFGQIYKVLEMDPLPSNKSFQKYSWSVADKEGTGSSALKRPFEDGVGDDKDPNKKMKRNLRKILDSKAIDLMNALMRLNQIRPGLQYKLLSQSGPVHAPVFTMSVDVDGTTYEASGPSKKTAKLHVAVKVLQAMGYPTGFDADVECVSSDEKSDNEGKNETVSSISSNNTGNSTADTSATLEVRTQGPILTASGKNPVMELNEKRRGLKYELISETGGSHDKRFVMEVEVDGQKFRGAGPNKKVAKASAALAALEKLFSGPNAANNKKKKILPQQTKGVVNTAVSAAVQAVRGRGRGALTRGAFVGAAAATGYITPGYGAPYGYSTAAPAYGGFFIDSPYCQPLSIAPFIIHLGPQDFFSDF; this is encoded by the exons ATG AGATCTATCCGATCTTTTGCTAACGATGACCGCCATGTTATGGTGAAACATTCAACCATTTATCCATCTCCAGAAGAACTTGAAGCTGTCCAGAACATGGTATCAACAGTAGAATGTGCCCTTAAACATGTGTCTGACTGGATGGATGAAAAGAACAAGTCTGTAAAATGTGAGGGTGATGTGGAAGCAAAAGaggaagctgcagaaagcaatgccAA GGATCAAAGTGGTCGGACCTTGTGTGGTGTTATGAGAATTGGCTTGGTTGCAAAGGGTTTGCTGATAAAAGATGATATGGATTTGGAGCTGGTTCTCATGTgcaaagaaaaacccacaaagacCTTACTATGTATAGTCAAAGACAATCTCCCCATTCAAATTCAG AAACTTACAGAAGAGAAGTATCTCGTGGAGGAGCATGTAAATGAGGCAGCTATTATTATTCGTAACACAAAGGAGCCCAAGCTAACCTTGAAGGTGATACTTACGTCCCCTCTCATTCGAGATGaagcagagaagaaggaaggag TAGACAGTGTTGCGATGAAAGATCCTCCGGACTTATTGGACAGGCAGAAATGCCTGGAGGCCTTGGCGTCTCTGCGGCACGCCAAATGGTTTCAG gCCAGGGCAAATGGACTAAAATCATGTGTAATTGTGCTTCGTATTCTGCGGGATTTGTGCAACAGAGTCCCCACAtgggcaccactgaaaggaTGG CCACTCGAGCTTATATGTGAAAAATCTATAGGTACTTGTAATAGACCTTTGGGCGCTGGGGAAGCATTACGACGAGTGATGGAGTGCTTGGCATCTGGAATTCTGCTTCCCG gaGGCCCTGGTCTGCATGACCCCTGTGAACGGGAGCCAACAGATGCTTTGTCTGATATGACAGTTCAGCAAAAAGAAGCCATTACGCACAGTGCTCAG CATGCCCTCAGATTATCAGCCTTTGGTCAGATTTATAAGGTTTTGGAAATGGATCCCCTCCCATcaaataaatcatttcagaaatattccTGGTCAGTAGCTGACAAAGAAG GTACAGGCTCATCTGCTCTCAAGAGACCATTTGAAGATGGTGTTGGGGACGATAAAGATCCAAATAAAAAGATGAAGCGTAATCTGAGGAAAA TACTAGATAGTAAAGCAATAGATCTCATGAATGCTCTGATGAGGCTGAACCAAATCAGGCCGGGGCTTCAGTATAAGCTGCTGTCCCAGTCTGGTCCAGTCCATGCCCCAGTCTTCACAATGTCTGTAGATGTTGATGGTACGACATATGAAGCATCAGGACCTTCTAAGAAAACAGCCAAGCTCCATGTGGCAGTGAAG GTTTTACAAGCAATGGGTTATCCAACTGGTTTTGATGCAGATGTTGAATGTGTAAGTTCTGATGAAAAATCAGATAATGAaggtaaaaatgaaacagtgtcTTCAATCTCAAGCAATAATACTGGAAATTCTACAGCTGACACCTCTGCTACCCTAGAG GTAAGAACTCAGGGTCCTATACTGACAGCAAGTGGTAAAAATCCGGTGATGGAGCtcaatgaaaaaagaagaggtCTGAAGTATGAGCTCATCTCTGAGACAGGTGGAAGCCATGACAAGCGATTTGTGATGGAG GTAGAAGTAGATGGCCAGAAATTCAGAGGTGCAGGCCCAAATAAGAAAGTAGCAAAAGCAAGTGCTGCATTAGCAGCACTTGAGAAACTGTTTTCTGGACCTAATGCAgcaaacaacaagaaaaagaaaattcttcctcAG CAGACTAAAGGAGTTGTCAATacagctgtttctgcagcagtcCAGGCTGTGCGAGGTAGAGGACGAGGTGCTTTAACAAGAGGTGCATTTgttggggcagctgctgctacTGGATACATAACGCCAG GCTATGGAGCACCGTATGGATATAGTACAGCTGCACCAGCTTATG GTGGTTTTTTCATTGACAGTCCCTATTGCCAGCCTCTGAGCATCGCACCTTTTATTATTCACTTGGGCCCTCAAGATTTCTTCTCTGACTTCTAG
- the STRBP gene encoding spermatid perinuclear RNA-binding protein isoform X11, protein MRSIRSFANDDRHVMVKHSTIYPSPEELEAVQNMVSTVECALKHVSDWMDEKNKSVKCEGDVEAKEEAAESNAKDQSGRTLCGVMRIGLVAKGLLIKDDMDLELVLMCKEKPTKTLLCIVKDNLPIQIQKLTEEKYLVEEHVNEAAIIIRNTKEPKLTLKVILTSPLIRDEAEKKEGVDSVAMKDPPDLLDRQKCLEALASLRHAKWFQARANGLKSCVIVLRILRDLCNRVPTWAPLKGWPLELICEKSIGTCNRPLGAGEALRRVMECLASGILLPGGPGLHDPCEREPTDALSDMTVQQKEAITHSAQHALRLSAFGQIYKVLEMDPLPSNKSFQKYSWSVADKEGTGSSALKRPFEDGVGDDKDPNKKMKRNLRKILDSKAIDLMNALMRLNQIRPGLQYKLLSQSGPVHAPVFTMSVDVDGTTYEASGPSKKTAKLHVAVKVLQAMGYPTGFDADVECVSSDEKSDNEGKNETVSSISSNNTGNSTADTSATLEVRTQGPILTASGKNPVMELNEKRRGLKYELISETGGSHDKRFVMEVEVDGQKFRGAGPNKKVAKASAALAALEKLFSGPNAANNKKKKILPQQTKGVVNTAVSAAVQAVRGRGRGALTRGAFVGAAAATGYITPGYGAPYGYSTAAPAYAICTCIK, encoded by the exons ATG AGATCTATCCGATCTTTTGCTAACGATGACCGCCATGTTATGGTGAAACATTCAACCATTTATCCATCTCCAGAAGAACTTGAAGCTGTCCAGAACATGGTATCAACAGTAGAATGTGCCCTTAAACATGTGTCTGACTGGATGGATGAAAAGAACAAGTCTGTAAAATGTGAGGGTGATGTGGAAGCAAAAGaggaagctgcagaaagcaatgccAA GGATCAAAGTGGTCGGACCTTGTGTGGTGTTATGAGAATTGGCTTGGTTGCAAAGGGTTTGCTGATAAAAGATGATATGGATTTGGAGCTGGTTCTCATGTgcaaagaaaaacccacaaagacCTTACTATGTATAGTCAAAGACAATCTCCCCATTCAAATTCAG AAACTTACAGAAGAGAAGTATCTCGTGGAGGAGCATGTAAATGAGGCAGCTATTATTATTCGTAACACAAAGGAGCCCAAGCTAACCTTGAAGGTGATACTTACGTCCCCTCTCATTCGAGATGaagcagagaagaaggaaggag TAGACAGTGTTGCGATGAAAGATCCTCCGGACTTATTGGACAGGCAGAAATGCCTGGAGGCCTTGGCGTCTCTGCGGCACGCCAAATGGTTTCAG gCCAGGGCAAATGGACTAAAATCATGTGTAATTGTGCTTCGTATTCTGCGGGATTTGTGCAACAGAGTCCCCACAtgggcaccactgaaaggaTGG CCACTCGAGCTTATATGTGAAAAATCTATAGGTACTTGTAATAGACCTTTGGGCGCTGGGGAAGCATTACGACGAGTGATGGAGTGCTTGGCATCTGGAATTCTGCTTCCCG gaGGCCCTGGTCTGCATGACCCCTGTGAACGGGAGCCAACAGATGCTTTGTCTGATATGACAGTTCAGCAAAAAGAAGCCATTACGCACAGTGCTCAG CATGCCCTCAGATTATCAGCCTTTGGTCAGATTTATAAGGTTTTGGAAATGGATCCCCTCCCATcaaataaatcatttcagaaatattccTGGTCAGTAGCTGACAAAGAAG GTACAGGCTCATCTGCTCTCAAGAGACCATTTGAAGATGGTGTTGGGGACGATAAAGATCCAAATAAAAAGATGAAGCGTAATCTGAGGAAAA TACTAGATAGTAAAGCAATAGATCTCATGAATGCTCTGATGAGGCTGAACCAAATCAGGCCGGGGCTTCAGTATAAGCTGCTGTCCCAGTCTGGTCCAGTCCATGCCCCAGTCTTCACAATGTCTGTAGATGTTGATGGTACGACATATGAAGCATCAGGACCTTCTAAGAAAACAGCCAAGCTCCATGTGGCAGTGAAG GTTTTACAAGCAATGGGTTATCCAACTGGTTTTGATGCAGATGTTGAATGTGTAAGTTCTGATGAAAAATCAGATAATGAaggtaaaaatgaaacagtgtcTTCAATCTCAAGCAATAATACTGGAAATTCTACAGCTGACACCTCTGCTACCCTAGAG GTAAGAACTCAGGGTCCTATACTGACAGCAAGTGGTAAAAATCCGGTGATGGAGCtcaatgaaaaaagaagaggtCTGAAGTATGAGCTCATCTCTGAGACAGGTGGAAGCCATGACAAGCGATTTGTGATGGAG GTAGAAGTAGATGGCCAGAAATTCAGAGGTGCAGGCCCAAATAAGAAAGTAGCAAAAGCAAGTGCTGCATTAGCAGCACTTGAGAAACTGTTTTCTGGACCTAATGCAgcaaacaacaagaaaaagaaaattcttcctcAG CAGACTAAAGGAGTTGTCAATacagctgtttctgcagcagtcCAGGCTGTGCGAGGTAGAGGACGAGGTGCTTTAACAAGAGGTGCATTTgttggggcagctgctgctacTGGATACATAACGCCAG GCTATGGAGCACCGTATGGATATAGTACAGCTGCACCAGCTTATG CCATATGCACTTGTataaaataa
- the STRBP gene encoding spermatid perinuclear RNA-binding protein isoform X12: MGFAQDQSGRTLCGVMRIGLVAKGLLIKDDMDLELVLMCKEKPTKTLLCIVKDNLPIQIQKLTEEKYLVEEHVNEAAIIIRNTKEPKLTLKVILTSPLIRDEAEKKEGVDSVAMKDPPDLLDRQKCLEALASLRHAKWFQARANGLKSCVIVLRILRDLCNRVPTWAPLKGWPLELICEKSIGTCNRPLGAGEALRRVMECLASGILLPGGPGLHDPCEREPTDALSDMTVQQKEAITHSAQHALRLSAFGQIYKVLEMDPLPSNKSFQKYSWSVADKEGTGSSALKRPFEDGVGDDKDPNKKMKRNLRKILDSKAIDLMNALMRLNQIRPGLQYKLLSQSGPVHAPVFTMSVDVDGTTYEASGPSKKTAKLHVAVKVLQAMGYPTGFDADVECVSSDEKSDNEGKNETVSSISSNNTGNSTADTSATLEVRTQGPILTASGKNPVMELNEKRRGLKYELISETGGSHDKRFVMEVEVDGQKFRGAGPNKKVAKASAALAALEKLFSGPNAANNKKKKILPQQTKGVVNTAVSAAVQAVRGRGRGALTRGAFVGAAAATGYITPGYGAPYGYSTAAPAYGGFFIDSPYCQPLSIAPFIIHLGPQDFFSDF, translated from the exons ATGGGCTTTGCCCA GGATCAAAGTGGTCGGACCTTGTGTGGTGTTATGAGAATTGGCTTGGTTGCAAAGGGTTTGCTGATAAAAGATGATATGGATTTGGAGCTGGTTCTCATGTgcaaagaaaaacccacaaagacCTTACTATGTATAGTCAAAGACAATCTCCCCATTCAAATTCAG AAACTTACAGAAGAGAAGTATCTCGTGGAGGAGCATGTAAATGAGGCAGCTATTATTATTCGTAACACAAAGGAGCCCAAGCTAACCTTGAAGGTGATACTTACGTCCCCTCTCATTCGAGATGaagcagagaagaaggaaggag TAGACAGTGTTGCGATGAAAGATCCTCCGGACTTATTGGACAGGCAGAAATGCCTGGAGGCCTTGGCGTCTCTGCGGCACGCCAAATGGTTTCAG gCCAGGGCAAATGGACTAAAATCATGTGTAATTGTGCTTCGTATTCTGCGGGATTTGTGCAACAGAGTCCCCACAtgggcaccactgaaaggaTGG CCACTCGAGCTTATATGTGAAAAATCTATAGGTACTTGTAATAGACCTTTGGGCGCTGGGGAAGCATTACGACGAGTGATGGAGTGCTTGGCATCTGGAATTCTGCTTCCCG gaGGCCCTGGTCTGCATGACCCCTGTGAACGGGAGCCAACAGATGCTTTGTCTGATATGACAGTTCAGCAAAAAGAAGCCATTACGCACAGTGCTCAG CATGCCCTCAGATTATCAGCCTTTGGTCAGATTTATAAGGTTTTGGAAATGGATCCCCTCCCATcaaataaatcatttcagaaatattccTGGTCAGTAGCTGACAAAGAAG GTACAGGCTCATCTGCTCTCAAGAGACCATTTGAAGATGGTGTTGGGGACGATAAAGATCCAAATAAAAAGATGAAGCGTAATCTGAGGAAAA TACTAGATAGTAAAGCAATAGATCTCATGAATGCTCTGATGAGGCTGAACCAAATCAGGCCGGGGCTTCAGTATAAGCTGCTGTCCCAGTCTGGTCCAGTCCATGCCCCAGTCTTCACAATGTCTGTAGATGTTGATGGTACGACATATGAAGCATCAGGACCTTCTAAGAAAACAGCCAAGCTCCATGTGGCAGTGAAG GTTTTACAAGCAATGGGTTATCCAACTGGTTTTGATGCAGATGTTGAATGTGTAAGTTCTGATGAAAAATCAGATAATGAaggtaaaaatgaaacagtgtcTTCAATCTCAAGCAATAATACTGGAAATTCTACAGCTGACACCTCTGCTACCCTAGAG GTAAGAACTCAGGGTCCTATACTGACAGCAAGTGGTAAAAATCCGGTGATGGAGCtcaatgaaaaaagaagaggtCTGAAGTATGAGCTCATCTCTGAGACAGGTGGAAGCCATGACAAGCGATTTGTGATGGAG GTAGAAGTAGATGGCCAGAAATTCAGAGGTGCAGGCCCAAATAAGAAAGTAGCAAAAGCAAGTGCTGCATTAGCAGCACTTGAGAAACTGTTTTCTGGACCTAATGCAgcaaacaacaagaaaaagaaaattcttcctcAG CAGACTAAAGGAGTTGTCAATacagctgtttctgcagcagtcCAGGCTGTGCGAGGTAGAGGACGAGGTGCTTTAACAAGAGGTGCATTTgttggggcagctgctgctacTGGATACATAACGCCAG GCTATGGAGCACCGTATGGATATAGTACAGCTGCACCAGCTTATG GTGGTTTTTTCATTGACAGTCCCTATTGCCAGCCTCTGAGCATCGCACCTTTTATTATTCACTTGGGCCCTCAAGATTTCTTCTCTGACTTCTAG